One Burkholderia vietnamiensis LMG 10929 genomic window, GTCGGGCACGAGCGTCACGAAGCGGCCGTGATAAGTGTCGGTGTGCGCGGTGGTCTTGCCGGTGCCGTCCGACGGCGCGTCGTAGCTGAGCGACACGCGCAGCGCACCGCCTTCGCGCGCGTCGTAGGCGTGCACGCGGCACGTCATGCCGTCGGGCACCTTCCATCGTTCGACCGCGTGCGGGTCGAGCAATGCGCGGTAGACGCGTCCGCGCGGTGCGTTCAGGTGCCGGCTGACCCGGGTCGAATGCGTGTGCATGTGCAGCATGTCGCCTCCTGCGAAGCGCGTGACGGTGCACGCCGGCGACGGCGTGTCGTCGTGCTTCTTTCACGCATCGTAGGCGCGCGGCAGGCGTCTCGCAATGACGAGCCGCTTGCAGGGCCGCGAGCGTTCCGATTCGCGGATCGCGCCAGGGCGGGGGCGCTGCGACACGCTTCAGGACGACGGTCGCGTCATATCGAACGGTGCGGCCAGCGCCGGAATGGTCCGCGCGCCGTTGTCGGCGCAGCAACGCTCAACGCATCGACCTGGCGGCCGGCGCCTGCGATACATCGCTGAAAGTGGGTCGTGCAGCGAGCATAGGCGGTGCATCGTCGGTTCGCGTAGCATGACGGGGCGGCATCACTCGGCGGCCCGGCTCGGCGCCGTATTGGCGGACGCGGGCCGTCCCGTGCGCGCCTTCGCGCGCATGCCGTCGTCGGCTTCGATCGGGCGCATGCCGCCCGCCTGACTTCCGGAGAGAGAAGGAATGACCGAACCTGTCACCGCGCGTCGCGTCGAC contains:
- a CDS encoding SRPBCC family protein; this encodes MLHMHTHSTRVSRHLNAPRGRVYRALLDPHAVERWKVPDGMTCRVHAYDAREGGALRVSLSYDAPSDGTGKTTAHTDTYHGRFVTLVPDERIVEIDVFETDDPLLRGAMTVTITLSDEAGGTRVEAVHDGVPPGVPAADNETGWRMALAKLAALVEHG